In the genome of Hydractinia symbiolongicarpus strain clone_291-10 chromosome 5, HSymV2.1, whole genome shotgun sequence, one region contains:
- the LOC130645699 gene encoding uncharacterized protein LOC130645699 isoform X2: MNLNQENKIGKQACEDNAKDTIPFSRNNDEPASKTKHRLTNAGINIHVSSSFDGKDTNLINMDKNNDIVHSNENMTCEIIESEQMNKNFKNQVLDICSDRVEAATECKIDETSNLKTPQKYFGEYFTARTYEEFQTLLENYFERTGTRFTVCKRSKYFGRSSTECDFSNHKVTWHEKENPLNPIVSFDMPYNGIPRINVGDFYLQCQFGSDFGASKKLKREKQEKLRDQIGEGKDIKRRSLKIPTKKCGCPAKMSVKQVGTFPEYKIPINSEFRRRTAAVKLRKQLILDPSSVHCEMYILGRFPDMSEHKNHGVFEGHEHDKEMIDKDIVLKIQQLHMQNLTISAIIKSCEDFVLNHIFYKQKPPERKRRKYFPKSKDIRNIVTRMRILCHCSEEQEKRISDFIEQAKGENEYLNACFDVKYQDSHEVDAESSDDEFFEPDSNGKKNKRKKKPKKPESKKQTFLFCCQTQKQQRLLKRYGGIVFVVRVENKSRAAPFHMYNILVQTNVDYQTVCSMIVSRDNQDGVKNGMTLLKEWNTYWSPKYFVVDSVKEIYNAVDDLFPASYFLNPQSCEDKWMDFLNTPSNELADQAEEVMAFLRNMAYSTTEDSLTIAAALFEGSSAWNNSSKLRTWFQTTWLHMAKKWVFGYRPEDLLITNHWKVSPNECVKKYEQALVEVTHTKYWLETVIKSVTKISEDDYKEYVNRNKELYLTSKEFYRDNPISSCYQGVPMAILPHVYDVGVISQQNKFEISDNQLGLFTVKYEPEFVDIADVKKLETTADQPGKESGTSPKADATIDGKIEELSKDVLQSGEFTVSFGDLWNYPFCTCSYWQMYKLPCVHMFAVFCKVPDWKYDMLAPLYRFANVLHFDYSCVDTEIDNKSSSSDASCQTTILSQSVEIQKDLNEENLFIRPPSVDKNFLHQCNEFLLHFDKLAILFKDKKLYKTLRHELQSLKNDLLSNAVSKKNPFEVLTVKHDFSNEIKYSSSHVSPECVTKVKKSTYSATQMKVAANKKNVTVVKVAQGDDVNSVLDALAQANPRKSFKVYREDAAIELLSENSAVTKLKSETLTHRISEVTPILSKVSTRSAERNLTRTVIVVKAADKASKKESAGCLSNVPRKLQPTVLKKTTKMSTKRTTKGIVNEKSECSFATCASSINRSLTEDTTVKNPTIAKDVGPLLGVCTSPVSSSIVSNTKSHNSRTLAVKLDAHSSIPITLEKSKPRPSKNYPRSVVIVKSKSQSGHVSDQQDTEKRNLSPKRKSVSVTDYLPNFKKKCPDI, from the exons ATGAATTTAAATCAAGAAAATAAGATTGGTAAGCAAGCATGTGAGGATAATGCAAAAGATACCATACCATTTAGCAGAAACAATGATGAACCTGCATCTAAAACTAAACATAGGTTGACAAATGCAGGTATAAATATTCATGTATCAAGCTCATTTGATGGAAAAGACACAAATTTAATAAACATGGACAAAAATAATGATATAGTTCATTCCAATGAAAACATGACATGCGAAATTATAGAAAGTGAACaaatgaataaaaactttaagaacCAAGTTCTGGACATCTGCAGTGATAGAGTAGAAGCAGCAACAGAGTGCAAAATAGATGAAACATCTAATTTGAAGAcaccacaaaaatattttggagAATATTTTACTGCTCGAACTTATGAAGAATTTCAAACTCTTTTGGAGAATTATTTTGAAAGAACTGGAACTCGTTTTACTGTGTGTAAAAGATCTAAATATTTTGGTCGCAGTA GTACAGAGTGTGATTTTTCAAATCACAAGGTAACCTGGCACGAGAAAGAAAATCCACTGAATCCTATTGTTAGTTTTGATATGCCGTACAATGGTATACCACGCATCAATGTTGGGGATTTCTACTTGCAGTGTCAATTTGGAAGTGATTTTGGTGCTTCAAAGAAGCTGAAGAGAGAGAAACAAGAGAAGTTG AGAGATCAAATTGGAGAAGGAAAGGACATTAAGAGACGCTCGTTAAAAATTCCAACTAAGAAGTGTGGCTGTCCTGCCAAAATGTCAGTAAAACAAGTGGGGACTTTTCCTGAATATAAG atcCCAATTAATAGTGAGTTTCGTAGAAGAACAGCTGCTGTTAAATTAAGAAAGCAACTGATTCTTGATCCGAGCAGCGTGCACTGTGAGATGTACATACTTGGTAGATTTCCTGatatgtcagaacacaaaaatcaTGGTGTTTTTGAG GGTCATGAGCATGATAAGGAGATGATAGACAAAGATATCGTGTTAAAAATACAACAGCTTCACATGCAGAATCTTACAATTAGTGCAATCATAAAATCGTGTGAAGACTTCGTTTTAAATCACATATTTTACAAGCAAAAACCGCCTGAAAGGAAACGTAGAAAATATTTCCCCAAATCTAAAGATATACGAAACATTGTCACACGCATGCGCATTTTATGCCATTGCTCAGAAGAACAGGAAAAGAGAATTTCTGATTTTATTGAACAAGCCAAAGGCGAAAATGAGTACTTGAATGCATGTTTTGATGTTAAATACCAAGATAGTCATGAAGTTGACGCAGAGTCATCAGATGACGAGTTCTTTGAACCAGATTCCaatggaaaaaaaaataagagaaagaaaaaacccaAGAAACctgaaagtaaaaaacaaacatttttattctgctgtcaaacacaaaaacaacagcGTCTGTTGAAGAGATACGGTGGGATAGTATTTGTTGTTCGTGTGGAAAATAAAAGTCGTGCAGCACCTTTTCACATGTACAATATACTTGTTCAAACCAATGTTGACTATCAAACTGTGTGTTCGATGATTGTGAGTAGAGACAATCAAGATGGCGTAAAGAACGGTATGACTTTGTTGAAAGAATGGAACACATACTGGAGcccaaaatattttgttgtggATAGCGTTAAAGAGATATACAATGCTGTTGATGATTTATTTCCag CATCGTACTTTTTGAATCCTCAATCTTGCGAAGACAAATGGATGGACTTTTTAAACACACCTTCAAACGAACTAGCTGATCAAGCCGAAGAAGTGATGGCCTTCTTGAGAAATATGGCGTACTCTACCACAGAAGATTCTCTGACAATCGCAGCAGCACTTTTTGAGGGTAGTAGTGCATGGAATAATTCGTCCAAGTTGAGGACATGGTTTCAAACAACGTGGTTGCATATGGCTAAG AAATGGGTATTTGGTTACCGTCcagaagacttgttaattacaAACCATTGGAAGGTGAGTCCAAACGAGTGCGTAAAAAAGTACGAACAAGCATTAGTAGAGGTGACACATACAAAGTATTGGTTGGAAACTGTTATAAAAAGCGTTACAAAGATTTCTGAAGATGATTATAAGGA GTACGTCAACCGAAATAAAGAGCTTTATTTGACAAGTAAAGAGTTTTATAGAGATAACCCGATATCAAGTTGTTACCAAGGCGTTCCCATGGCAATATTACCTCATGTCTACGATGTCGGTGTAATTtctcaacaaaataaatttgaaatttcagaTAATCAGTTAGGTCTCTTTACTGTAAAATATGAACCTGAATTTGTTGACATTGCTGATGTTAAGAAACTAGAAACAACCGCTGATCAACCTGGCAAAGAGTCTGGCACGTCTCCAAAAGCGGATGCTACTATAGATGGCAAGATTGAAGAGTTGAGCAAAGATGTTTTACAATCTGGAGAGTTTACTGTTTCATTTGGTGATTTATGGAACTATCCGTTTTGCACATGTTCGTACTGGCAAATGTATAAACTGCCGTGCGTTCATATGTTTGCAGTTTTCTGTAAAGTACCTGATTGGAAATATGATATGTTGGCTCCATTATATCGTTTTGCAAATGTACTTCATTTCGATTATTCTTGTGTAGATACAGAAATTGACAATAAAAGTTCTTCTTCTGACGCTAGTTGCCAAACCACAATTCTAAGTCAGTCGGTCGAGATTCAAAAAGATTTGAATGAGGAGAATCTATTTATCCGTCCTCCATCTGTTGACAAAAACTTTCTTCACCAATGCAACGAATTTTTGCTGCATTTTGATAAGTTAGCAATTCTGTTCAAGGATAAAAAACTGTATAAGACGTTACGTCATGAACTCCAGTCTTTAAAAAACGACCTGTTGTCGAATGCGGTTAGTAAGAAAAATCCATTTGAagttttaactgtgaaacatgatttttcaaatgaaataaaatattctTCTTCGCACGTATCTCCTGAATGTGTTACAAAGGTGAAGAAATCTACATACTCTGCGACGCAAATGAAAGTTGCtgcaaataaaaagaatgttacagtCGTGAAAGTGGCACAGGGTGATGACGTCAATAGCGTGTTAGACGCACTTGCTCAAGCAAATCCACGCAAAAGTTTTAAGGTATATAGAGAAGACGCCGCTATAGAACTTCTTTCAGAGAATTCAGCCGTAACCAAATTGAAAAGCGAAACACTTACACATCGAATTTCAGAAGTAACTCCAATTCTATCAAAAGTTTCTACTAGATCAGCGGAACGGAATCTAACACGCACTGTCATTGTTGTTAAGGCTGCGGACAAAGCATCCAAGAAGGAGAGCGCAGGATGTTTGTCAAACGTACCAAGGAAATTACAACCAACGGTGttgaaaaaaactacaaaaatgtCTACCAAAAGAACGACGAAAGGAATCGTTAACGAAAAGTCTGAGTGTTCATTCGCAACGTGCGCTTCGTCTATAAATAGGAGTCTCACTGAGGATACTACAGTTAAAAACCCAACTATTGCAAAGGATGTCGGTCCATTACTTGGAGTGTGTACAAGTCCTGTTTCTTCATCAATTGTTAGCAATACGAAATCCCACAATTCCCGCACGCTGGCAGTGAAGTTAGATGCTCATTCTTCTATCCCAATAACTTTGGAGAAAAGCAAACCACGTCCTTCAAAAAACTATCCCCGTAGTGTGGTAATTGTAAAATCTAAATCACAATCAGGCCATGTTTCTGATCAACAAGATACAGAGAAACGAAATTTATCACCTAAAAGGAAAAGCGTTTCCGTGACGGATTATTTAccgaattttaagaaaaaatgtcCAGACATATGA
- the LOC130645699 gene encoding uncharacterized protein LOC130645699 isoform X1 encodes MNLNQENKIGKQACEDNAKDTIPFSRNNDEPASKTKHRLTNAGINIHVSSSFDGKDTNLINMDKNNDIVHSNENMTCEIIESEQMNKNFKNQVLDICSDRVEAATECKIDETSNLKTPQKYFGEYFTARTYEEFQTLLENYFERTGTRFTVCKRSKYFGRSSTECDFSNHKVTWHEKENPLNPIVSFDMPYNGIPRINVGDFYLQCQFGSDFGASKKLKREKQEKLRDQIGEGKDIKRRSLKIPTKKCGCPAKMSVKQVGTFPEYKIPINSEFRRRTAAVKLRKQLILDPSSVHCEMYILGRFPDMSEHKNHGVFEGHEHDKEMIDKDIVLKIQQLHMQNLTISAIIKSCEDFVLNHIFYKQKPPERKRRKYFPKSKDIRNIVTRMRILCHCSEEQEKRISDFIEQAKGENEYLNACFDVKYQDSHEVDAESSDDEFFEPDSNGKKNKRKKKPKKPESKKQTFLFCCQTQKQQRLLKRYGGIVFVVRVENKSRAAPFHMYNILVQTNVDYQTVCSMIVSRDNQDGVKNGMTLLKEWNTYWSPKYFVVDSVKEIYNAVDDLFPEASYFLNPQSCEDKWMDFLNTPSNELADQAEEVMAFLRNMAYSTTEDSLTIAAALFEGSSAWNNSSKLRTWFQTTWLHMAKKWVFGYRPEDLLITNHWKVSPNECVKKYEQALVEVTHTKYWLETVIKSVTKISEDDYKEYVNRNKELYLTSKEFYRDNPISSCYQGVPMAILPHVYDVGVISQQNKFEISDNQLGLFTVKYEPEFVDIADVKKLETTADQPGKESGTSPKADATIDGKIEELSKDVLQSGEFTVSFGDLWNYPFCTCSYWQMYKLPCVHMFAVFCKVPDWKYDMLAPLYRFANVLHFDYSCVDTEIDNKSSSSDASCQTTILSQSVEIQKDLNEENLFIRPPSVDKNFLHQCNEFLLHFDKLAILFKDKKLYKTLRHELQSLKNDLLSNAVSKKNPFEVLTVKHDFSNEIKYSSSHVSPECVTKVKKSTYSATQMKVAANKKNVTVVKVAQGDDVNSVLDALAQANPRKSFKVYREDAAIELLSENSAVTKLKSETLTHRISEVTPILSKVSTRSAERNLTRTVIVVKAADKASKKESAGCLSNVPRKLQPTVLKKTTKMSTKRTTKGIVNEKSECSFATCASSINRSLTEDTTVKNPTIAKDVGPLLGVCTSPVSSSIVSNTKSHNSRTLAVKLDAHSSIPITLEKSKPRPSKNYPRSVVIVKSKSQSGHVSDQQDTEKRNLSPKRKSVSVTDYLPNFKKKCPDI; translated from the exons ATGAATTTAAATCAAGAAAATAAGATTGGTAAGCAAGCATGTGAGGATAATGCAAAAGATACCATACCATTTAGCAGAAACAATGATGAACCTGCATCTAAAACTAAACATAGGTTGACAAATGCAGGTATAAATATTCATGTATCAAGCTCATTTGATGGAAAAGACACAAATTTAATAAACATGGACAAAAATAATGATATAGTTCATTCCAATGAAAACATGACATGCGAAATTATAGAAAGTGAACaaatgaataaaaactttaagaacCAAGTTCTGGACATCTGCAGTGATAGAGTAGAAGCAGCAACAGAGTGCAAAATAGATGAAACATCTAATTTGAAGAcaccacaaaaatattttggagAATATTTTACTGCTCGAACTTATGAAGAATTTCAAACTCTTTTGGAGAATTATTTTGAAAGAACTGGAACTCGTTTTACTGTGTGTAAAAGATCTAAATATTTTGGTCGCAGTA GTACAGAGTGTGATTTTTCAAATCACAAGGTAACCTGGCACGAGAAAGAAAATCCACTGAATCCTATTGTTAGTTTTGATATGCCGTACAATGGTATACCACGCATCAATGTTGGGGATTTCTACTTGCAGTGTCAATTTGGAAGTGATTTTGGTGCTTCAAAGAAGCTGAAGAGAGAGAAACAAGAGAAGTTG AGAGATCAAATTGGAGAAGGAAAGGACATTAAGAGACGCTCGTTAAAAATTCCAACTAAGAAGTGTGGCTGTCCTGCCAAAATGTCAGTAAAACAAGTGGGGACTTTTCCTGAATATAAG atcCCAATTAATAGTGAGTTTCGTAGAAGAACAGCTGCTGTTAAATTAAGAAAGCAACTGATTCTTGATCCGAGCAGCGTGCACTGTGAGATGTACATACTTGGTAGATTTCCTGatatgtcagaacacaaaaatcaTGGTGTTTTTGAG GGTCATGAGCATGATAAGGAGATGATAGACAAAGATATCGTGTTAAAAATACAACAGCTTCACATGCAGAATCTTACAATTAGTGCAATCATAAAATCGTGTGAAGACTTCGTTTTAAATCACATATTTTACAAGCAAAAACCGCCTGAAAGGAAACGTAGAAAATATTTCCCCAAATCTAAAGATATACGAAACATTGTCACACGCATGCGCATTTTATGCCATTGCTCAGAAGAACAGGAAAAGAGAATTTCTGATTTTATTGAACAAGCCAAAGGCGAAAATGAGTACTTGAATGCATGTTTTGATGTTAAATACCAAGATAGTCATGAAGTTGACGCAGAGTCATCAGATGACGAGTTCTTTGAACCAGATTCCaatggaaaaaaaaataagagaaagaaaaaacccaAGAAACctgaaagtaaaaaacaaacatttttattctgctgtcaaacacaaaaacaacagcGTCTGTTGAAGAGATACGGTGGGATAGTATTTGTTGTTCGTGTGGAAAATAAAAGTCGTGCAGCACCTTTTCACATGTACAATATACTTGTTCAAACCAATGTTGACTATCAAACTGTGTGTTCGATGATTGTGAGTAGAGACAATCAAGATGGCGTAAAGAACGGTATGACTTTGTTGAAAGAATGGAACACATACTGGAGcccaaaatattttgttgtggATAGCGTTAAAGAGATATACAATGCTGTTGATGATTTATTTCCag AAGCATCGTACTTTTTGAATCCTCAATCTTGCGAAGACAAATGGATGGACTTTTTAAACACACCTTCAAACGAACTAGCTGATCAAGCCGAAGAAGTGATGGCCTTCTTGAGAAATATGGCGTACTCTACCACAGAAGATTCTCTGACAATCGCAGCAGCACTTTTTGAGGGTAGTAGTGCATGGAATAATTCGTCCAAGTTGAGGACATGGTTTCAAACAACGTGGTTGCATATGGCTAAG AAATGGGTATTTGGTTACCGTCcagaagacttgttaattacaAACCATTGGAAGGTGAGTCCAAACGAGTGCGTAAAAAAGTACGAACAAGCATTAGTAGAGGTGACACATACAAAGTATTGGTTGGAAACTGTTATAAAAAGCGTTACAAAGATTTCTGAAGATGATTATAAGGA GTACGTCAACCGAAATAAAGAGCTTTATTTGACAAGTAAAGAGTTTTATAGAGATAACCCGATATCAAGTTGTTACCAAGGCGTTCCCATGGCAATATTACCTCATGTCTACGATGTCGGTGTAATTtctcaacaaaataaatttgaaatttcagaTAATCAGTTAGGTCTCTTTACTGTAAAATATGAACCTGAATTTGTTGACATTGCTGATGTTAAGAAACTAGAAACAACCGCTGATCAACCTGGCAAAGAGTCTGGCACGTCTCCAAAAGCGGATGCTACTATAGATGGCAAGATTGAAGAGTTGAGCAAAGATGTTTTACAATCTGGAGAGTTTACTGTTTCATTTGGTGATTTATGGAACTATCCGTTTTGCACATGTTCGTACTGGCAAATGTATAAACTGCCGTGCGTTCATATGTTTGCAGTTTTCTGTAAAGTACCTGATTGGAAATATGATATGTTGGCTCCATTATATCGTTTTGCAAATGTACTTCATTTCGATTATTCTTGTGTAGATACAGAAATTGACAATAAAAGTTCTTCTTCTGACGCTAGTTGCCAAACCACAATTCTAAGTCAGTCGGTCGAGATTCAAAAAGATTTGAATGAGGAGAATCTATTTATCCGTCCTCCATCTGTTGACAAAAACTTTCTTCACCAATGCAACGAATTTTTGCTGCATTTTGATAAGTTAGCAATTCTGTTCAAGGATAAAAAACTGTATAAGACGTTACGTCATGAACTCCAGTCTTTAAAAAACGACCTGTTGTCGAATGCGGTTAGTAAGAAAAATCCATTTGAagttttaactgtgaaacatgatttttcaaatgaaataaaatattctTCTTCGCACGTATCTCCTGAATGTGTTACAAAGGTGAAGAAATCTACATACTCTGCGACGCAAATGAAAGTTGCtgcaaataaaaagaatgttacagtCGTGAAAGTGGCACAGGGTGATGACGTCAATAGCGTGTTAGACGCACTTGCTCAAGCAAATCCACGCAAAAGTTTTAAGGTATATAGAGAAGACGCCGCTATAGAACTTCTTTCAGAGAATTCAGCCGTAACCAAATTGAAAAGCGAAACACTTACACATCGAATTTCAGAAGTAACTCCAATTCTATCAAAAGTTTCTACTAGATCAGCGGAACGGAATCTAACACGCACTGTCATTGTTGTTAAGGCTGCGGACAAAGCATCCAAGAAGGAGAGCGCAGGATGTTTGTCAAACGTACCAAGGAAATTACAACCAACGGTGttgaaaaaaactacaaaaatgtCTACCAAAAGAACGACGAAAGGAATCGTTAACGAAAAGTCTGAGTGTTCATTCGCAACGTGCGCTTCGTCTATAAATAGGAGTCTCACTGAGGATACTACAGTTAAAAACCCAACTATTGCAAAGGATGTCGGTCCATTACTTGGAGTGTGTACAAGTCCTGTTTCTTCATCAATTGTTAGCAATACGAAATCCCACAATTCCCGCACGCTGGCAGTGAAGTTAGATGCTCATTCTTCTATCCCAATAACTTTGGAGAAAAGCAAACCACGTCCTTCAAAAAACTATCCCCGTAGTGTGGTAATTGTAAAATCTAAATCACAATCAGGCCATGTTTCTGATCAACAAGATACAGAGAAACGAAATTTATCACCTAAAAGGAAAAGCGTTTCCGTGACGGATTATTTAccgaattttaagaaaaaatgtcCAGACATATGA
- the LOC130646085 gene encoding uncharacterized protein LOC130646085: MNIASLSKHLDELKVLLQQLGHDFSIIGITETKFQINVPPINCDLPGYSFTHTPTKGEKGGALLYVSNHLQFIERLDLDTLAYKSSELESKFIEIIQAKDKNMIVGCIYGHPSMSVDEFNNQFLMPLLEKASSENKPIFLLGDFNIDLLMSESVKEVSDYINITSQFNLMPHIILPTRVTESTSTIIDNIYFNSAKWDTLSGNIINSISDHFPQFLVLRDLSAVNPAHVSNDIYARNWKKFSHDAFRIELQYTDWDAILQPSTDDPNVSFDNFYNSFNSLLDKYAPLKTTCNKKSRKKSNPWITNGILTSITKRDLLHKRLLREKDPYFKSLLLERFKKYGNKIVTLCRLSKSVKNIISVRSSASVSPTCMNIVTDPVTIASSFNNYFSSIAENIRMGIPFTSKHFSSFLKDSVPNSMFLSPTDDIEVLHCISSLDLGLSLFIKKDPNWNLQIIDLYISLLSNIDKIFEKLIYKRVYGFLEANNVLYKQQFGSRKNYPTCQSLMNISQKIMDALDKGNYACGVFIDLQKAFDTVDHEILLTKLHHLGIRGNALSLFRSYLIGRQQFVSLNGARSANNLTKHGVTQGSVLGPLLFLIYINDLNCAINYSCDSLKQLAKQMNLDLKLLCHWLNANKISLNASKTEYIIFKHAHKPLNYDFRLLINGKRLMPSDSIKYLGVLLDSDLSWKTQINNTVAKLKRANGALAKLCHFVFQNVLILVYYAIFHSHLQYCNQIWGQPNSLDVNRIAVLQNFAIRLMTFESRRASSSIIYGNLEILKFNDIVQCQNILFLHKLFHDKMPATIQNTFAVDFNHAQSTWQKRLA; encoded by the exons ATGAATATTGCATCTCTTTCAAAACATCTTGATGAATTGAAGGTTCTATTACAACAACTTGGGCATGACTTCAGTATTATTGGTATCACTGAAACTAAATTCCAGATTAATGTCCCTCCTATTAATTGTGATCTACCTGGTTACTCCTTCACACACACGCCTACTAAAGGTGAAAAAGGTGGTGCTCTGTTGTATGTTTCTAATCACTTGCAATTTATTGAACGTCTTGATCTTGATACACTTGCATACAAAAGCAGTGAACTTGAAtctaaattcattgaaattataCAGGCTAAAGATAAAAACATGATTGTAGGATGCATTTATGGACACCCCTCAATGTCTGTTGATGAGTTCAACAACCAATTTTTAATGCCCCTTCTTGAGAAAGCGTCTTCTGAAAATAAGCCAATCTTTCTCCTTGGCGATTTTAATATTGACCTTCTAATGTCCGAATCGGTTAAAGAAGTTTCTGATTATATTAATATTACCTCCCAGTTTAATTTAATGCCTCATATAATTTTGCCCACAAGAGTCACTGAATCTACCAGCACAATTatagataatatttattttaactctGCCAAGTGGGATACTTTGTCTGGTAATATTATTAATTCAATATCTGATCATTTCCCCCAGTTCTTGGTGTTAAGAGATTTGTCTGCTGTCAATCCGGCTCATGTATCTAATGATATTTATGCTCGTAACTGGAAAAAATTCAGTCATGATGCCTTTCGCATTGAACTACAATATACGGATTGGGATGCTATACTTCAACCAAGCACAGATGATCCCAATGTATCATTTGATAATTTTTACAACAGTTTTAACAGTCTTTTGGATAAATACGCTCCATTAAAAACGActtgtaataaaaaaagtagaaaaaaatccAATCCTTGGATTACTAATGGTATCCTTACCTCTATTACTAAAAGAGACCTTCTTCATAAACGTTTGTTAAGAGAAAAAGATCCATATTTTAAGTCTCTCTTGTTAGAGCGTTTCAAAAAGTACGGCAATAAAATTGTAACTCTGTGTAGATTGAGCAAGa gtgttaaaaatataatttctgttCGTTCTTCTGCTTCTGTTTCTCCAACCTGTATGAACATTGTCACTGATCCAGTGACAATTGCTAGctcttttaataattatttttcatcgATTGCTGAAAATATAAGAATGGGCATCCCATTCACATCAAAACATTTCTCTTCCTTCTTAAAAGATTCTGTTCCTAATTCAATGTTTCTTTCACCAACTGATGATATTGAAGTTCTCCATTGTATTTCTTCCTTGGACCTTG GGTTATCCCTATTCATAAAAAAGGATCCAAATTGGAACTTACAAATTATCGACCTATATATATCCTTACTTTCAAACattgataaaatatttgaaaaacttatatataaacgggTGTATGGGTTTCTTGAAGCTAACAATGTCCTGTATAAGCAACAATTTGGTTCCAGAAAAAATTACCCAACCTGTCAATCACTAATGAATATCTCTCAAAAAATTATGGATGctcttgataaaggaaattatGCATGTGGAGTGTTTATTGATCTCCAGAAGGCTTTTGATACTGTTGATCATGAAATTCTGCTTACAAAGCTTCATCATTTGGGAATTCGAGGTAATGCTCTCTCTTTATTTAGGTCCTACTTAATAGGTCGTCAACAATTTGTGTCTTTAAATGGAGCTAGATCAGCAAATAATCTTACCAAACATGGTGTCACTCAAGGCTCTGTTTTAGgaccacttttatttttaatttatataaacgaCTTGAATTGTGCAATTAACTATTCATG TGACTCTTTGAAACAACTGGCCAAACAAATGAATTTAGACCTCAAGCTTCTCTGCCATTGGCTGAATGCTAATAAGATTTCTCTTAATGCTAGCAAGACAGAAtacattatatttaaacatgcACATAAACCTCTTAATTATGATTTTAGGCTTCTCATCAATGGTAAAAGGCTTATGCCTAGTGATTCtattaaatatcttggtgttCTATTAGATTCTGATTTAAGCTGGAAGACTCAGATCAATAATACTGTTGCCAAGCTCAAGAGGGCTAATGGAGCTTTAGCTAAACTTTGTCATTTTGTGTTTCAAAATGTCCTTATCCTAGTCTactatgccatttttcattcccacctgcaatattgtaatcaaatttgGGGTCAACCAAATAGTCTTGATGTTAATCGTATTgctgttttacaaaattttgctatCAGACTAATGACTTTTGAATCTCGAAGAGCATCATCTAGTATCATCTATGGCAACCTGGAAATCCTCAAATTCAATGATATTGTCCAGTGTCAGAACATTCTGTTTTTGCATAAGCTCTTTCATGATAAAATGCCTGCTACTATCCAGAATACTTTTGCGGTCGACTTCAACCATGCCCAGAGCACTTGGCAGAAAAGGCTGGCTTGA